Proteins from a single region of Mus pahari chromosome 2, PAHARI_EIJ_v1.1, whole genome shotgun sequence:
- the Napepld gene encoding N-acyl-phosphatidylethanolamine-hydrolyzing phospholipase D isoform X1 yields MHFFSPRDMDEYEDSQSPAPSYQYPKETLRKRQNSVQNSGGSVSSRFSRKSFKLDYRLEEDVTKSKKGKDGRFVNPWPTWKNISIPNVLRWLIMEKNHSSVPGSKEELDKELPVLKPYFISDPEDTGVREAGLRVTWLGHATLMVEMDDLIFLTDPMFSSRASPSQYVGPKRFRRPPCTISELPTIDAVLISHNHYDHLDYGSVLALNERFGSELRWFVPLGLLDWMQKCGCENVIELDWWEENCVPGHDKVTFVFTPSQHWCKRTLLDDNKVLWGSWSVLGPWSRFFFAGDTGYCPAFEEIGKRFGPFDLAAIPIGAYEPRWFMKYQHADPEDAVRIHIDLQTKRSVAIHWGTFALANEHYLEPPVKLNEALERYGLSCEDFFILKHGESRYLNTDDRAFEET; encoded by the exons CTTCTCACCGAGGGACATGGATGAATATGAGGACAGCCAGTCTCCAGCGCCAAGTTATCAGTATCcaaaagaaacactgagaaagcGCCAGAATTCAGTGCAGAATTCAGGAGGAAGCGTGTCTTCTAGGTTCTCCAGGAAAAGCTTCAAGCTGGATTACAGACTAGAGGAGGACGTGACCAAgtcaaagaaagggaaagacGGGAGATTTGTCAACCCATGGCCAACATGGAAAAACATCTCCATCCCAAATGTGCTCAGATGGCTGATAATGGAGAAGAATCATAGCAGTGTTCCTGGTTCCAAAGAG GAACTTGACAAAGAGCTCCCAGTGCTTAAGCCATATTTTATCAGTGACCCGGAAGACACTGGAGTGAGAGAGGCTGGCTTGCGAGTCACGTGGCTGGGACATGCGACGCTGATGGTGGAAATGGATGACCTCATCTTCCTCACGGATCCCATGTTCAGCTCCCGCGCCTCTCCCTCGCAGTACGTGGGTCCGAAGCGGTTTCGCCGTCCCCCGTGTACAATAAGCGAACTCCCCACGATAGATGCTGTCCTCATCAGTCACAATCACTACGACCACCTGGACTACGGCTCCGTCCTGGCGTTGAACGAGCGGTTCGGCAGCGAGCTGAGGTGGTTCGTGCCCTTGGGCCTTCTCGACTGGATGCAGAAATGTGGCTGCGAGAACGTGATTGAGCTGGACTGGTGGGAGGAGAATTGCGTCCCTGGTCACGACAAGGTCACCTTTGTCTTCACGCCTTCCCAGCACTGGTGTAAAAGGACCCTCCTGGACGACAACAAGGTGCTCTGGGGCAGCTGGTCCGTGCTCGGGCCTTGGAGTCGGTTCTTCTTTGCTGGGGATACTGGGTACTGCCCCGCGTTTGAAGAGATCGGAAAAAGGTTTGGGCCTTTTGACCTTGCGGCTATTCCCATCGGAGCTTATGAGCCAAG GTGGTTTATGAAGTACCAGCACGCAGACCCAGAAGATGCTGTAAGGATTCACATTGACCTTCAGACAAAGAGATCTGTGGCAATTCACTGGGGGACTTTTGCCTTAGCTAATGAG CATTACCTAGAGCCACCAGTGAAACTGAATGAAGCTCTAGAGAGATACGGACTTTCTTGTGAGGATTTCTTCATACTGAAGCATGGAGAGTCCCGATACTTGAATACCGATGATAGAGCTTTTGAAGAAACATGA
- the Napepld gene encoding N-acyl-phosphatidylethanolamine-hydrolyzing phospholipase D isoform X2, whose product MDEYEDSQSPAPSYQYPKETLRKRQNSVQNSGGSVSSRFSRKSFKLDYRLEEDVTKSKKGKDGRFVNPWPTWKNISIPNVLRWLIMEKNHSSVPGSKEELDKELPVLKPYFISDPEDTGVREAGLRVTWLGHATLMVEMDDLIFLTDPMFSSRASPSQYVGPKRFRRPPCTISELPTIDAVLISHNHYDHLDYGSVLALNERFGSELRWFVPLGLLDWMQKCGCENVIELDWWEENCVPGHDKVTFVFTPSQHWCKRTLLDDNKVLWGSWSVLGPWSRFFFAGDTGYCPAFEEIGKRFGPFDLAAIPIGAYEPRWFMKYQHADPEDAVRIHIDLQTKRSVAIHWGTFALANEHYLEPPVKLNEALERYGLSCEDFFILKHGESRYLNTDDRAFEET is encoded by the exons ATGGATGAATATGAGGACAGCCAGTCTCCAGCGCCAAGTTATCAGTATCcaaaagaaacactgagaaagcGCCAGAATTCAGTGCAGAATTCAGGAGGAAGCGTGTCTTCTAGGTTCTCCAGGAAAAGCTTCAAGCTGGATTACAGACTAGAGGAGGACGTGACCAAgtcaaagaaagggaaagacGGGAGATTTGTCAACCCATGGCCAACATGGAAAAACATCTCCATCCCAAATGTGCTCAGATGGCTGATAATGGAGAAGAATCATAGCAGTGTTCCTGGTTCCAAAGAG GAACTTGACAAAGAGCTCCCAGTGCTTAAGCCATATTTTATCAGTGACCCGGAAGACACTGGAGTGAGAGAGGCTGGCTTGCGAGTCACGTGGCTGGGACATGCGACGCTGATGGTGGAAATGGATGACCTCATCTTCCTCACGGATCCCATGTTCAGCTCCCGCGCCTCTCCCTCGCAGTACGTGGGTCCGAAGCGGTTTCGCCGTCCCCCGTGTACAATAAGCGAACTCCCCACGATAGATGCTGTCCTCATCAGTCACAATCACTACGACCACCTGGACTACGGCTCCGTCCTGGCGTTGAACGAGCGGTTCGGCAGCGAGCTGAGGTGGTTCGTGCCCTTGGGCCTTCTCGACTGGATGCAGAAATGTGGCTGCGAGAACGTGATTGAGCTGGACTGGTGGGAGGAGAATTGCGTCCCTGGTCACGACAAGGTCACCTTTGTCTTCACGCCTTCCCAGCACTGGTGTAAAAGGACCCTCCTGGACGACAACAAGGTGCTCTGGGGCAGCTGGTCCGTGCTCGGGCCTTGGAGTCGGTTCTTCTTTGCTGGGGATACTGGGTACTGCCCCGCGTTTGAAGAGATCGGAAAAAGGTTTGGGCCTTTTGACCTTGCGGCTATTCCCATCGGAGCTTATGAGCCAAG GTGGTTTATGAAGTACCAGCACGCAGACCCAGAAGATGCTGTAAGGATTCACATTGACCTTCAGACAAAGAGATCTGTGGCAATTCACTGGGGGACTTTTGCCTTAGCTAATGAG CATTACCTAGAGCCACCAGTGAAACTGAATGAAGCTCTAGAGAGATACGGACTTTCTTGTGAGGATTTCTTCATACTGAAGCATGGAGAGTCCCGATACTTGAATACCGATGATAGAGCTTTTGAAGAAACATGA